The DNA segment aggcgcgcCTTGGTGAGTTAGGGGCAGTTTTATGGTTTTTTTGACAGTCAAGTGTTTTGAAGGGtccaaaatgagaaaaaaaaaattaaaaatgaagagAGAGATTATACATTTGAATTAATTAGAAGAGGCAGGAAGAAGTTTAGTAgaacaaaacacaaaaaacgaATTCAAACAGAAACACAGCTGAGGGAATTTAAATTCAACATGAGTGATtaatttggagagttttgatgAGGAGTAGAACTTAGGATTTAGTATTCAACTTTAGCTTTCTAACATGaggtttattttgcattttgaaACTTATTTATGCTTAATATTGTCATGATTTAttattcattgcatttttatgttagttttataatttttgtttttgtaagtgcGCCTTGTCTCGCTATGGCGCGCGCCATCGCCGTGCGCCAAGGCTCTAGGACCCCTAGCACCTTAGTGCGCCATgcacctttaataactatgataTATATGTTACTTACTGTCCACCAATAGTTACAAGTTTGGAACTTTTGGTGGGTGTCTCATGGAGAGCTTTAGGGCGCTCTATAGTTATCCTAGTAACTCTAAGTCCTTGTTATTTCCAAATCATGTCAATTTGAACTGTTTTATCGACAGTAGACATGCATAAACTGATATGGTAGTATAGGCTTTCAATTTCGAGGTCCTCTTTTAATGCACTAAATTCTATCAATGGCTTTGAAAACATCATCTGTCCATTTGAATTACCTAGCTCAAACAATTGGATATTCATATGAATATAATTcattatcctttgttttgaaTGCCTGGCTTTTTGCATCATTGCTTTGTCTTCTCCATTCGTTATGGGTCTTAATTATAATTCCTGGTATATATTTTGCAGTAACTATGTTGACCATCACATTAGTACGAGGGAGCAGATTACACTCCAAGACACCATGGATGGTGTTGTTTACTCAACGTCACAATTTGGCTTGGATGGTCAGTGCATACATTTACTGGTCATCTTACTTAGTTTTGATTATTATACAGCTAGCCGAAGACATTTATTATAtgaattataatttggtttcAGAGCGCTTTGGTGATGGTGATACATCTCAAGTTGGATTGGACCTTGAAGAGGTAGTGCTGTTGATTTGTCTTAAGatttatttatgtttgaaaCTAATTGGATAAACGAGTAGAATTTGGTCTATAGGGAAGTATTCATAATTACTTTTGGGTAttcttccttgtgaagtttTTATACAAATAAGGGGGCGATTGGTTCGCATAGGGGTAACGGAATGGAATCATGAAAGGGAAACAAGGAGAAAGGAATGGAATGACCCTGAATTCCCTTCTATGTTTGTTTCTGTTCCACAAAGGGAATGATATACCTATGATTTTCCCTTTGTGgctgtttggttcaaatgaggtaataaactatagttgtgtttttaacaataatttctatacatacatgtgtttatattaataaattaatcacatgtagaacgaaaatcaatttattcaaccattaaaatcaaaagacgatgaaattgaagaaactgaaataaaataaatcaaagaaataactattctattttaaaaagaaaataattattttaaaataattaaaaataaataccaaaaccgaataatatgataaaagaaaaatatgtcaaaactatttttcaggataaaaaagtaaaaacaaataagtataaggatcaaaagtgagatTAGTCTAGgggtaaaaaaatataaataaataaatataaggatcaaaataataatcaaaaagtaaaaattagtcaaaaatattttttgagaataaataaataatatataagtataaggatcaaaagtgaaattaatccgaggattaaaaaagtaaaaataaataaatatatggaccaaaataaaaattaaaaataaaatagagactaaaatgaaaatttataaGTAGAGTAGATGTTCAAATTAGTGAGAGAGAGTGGAAAGGGAATGGAAAAGCTTAGGGGGGTTGGAGGAATGGGATTAGAAGAGTTAGAggtaaacccaaaactaaaagagggtaaagggaatgattgaattgataaaacaaACGCCAACAAAAGGAATGAAACCTCCCCTTTCCCTTTTCCCGAAACCCCCAAAACAAACGGCCCATGGAATGAGCTTACAGTTTATCATGCATGTTGGTTATTTATATTCTCCTCTTTGGCTGATCATGAACAGGACCTGTATCTGGACAAGGCTGAAGCTACGGGACAAGATGAGGTTCCAGAGTAAGACTTCCATACCCGTGCAAATAACTTTTATTTTGTTGGGTTTGGTGTCCATGCGTGGTATTTGATTTCTCATTCATAAGACGCATTCATTTGTGTTGATTTTTGTTCATATGTAGATAGCTTTTATCCTGCATAGATTGAAATCATTTTTAGTGTTGTCATGAGCTTGTATGTTTTGAAGTCTTCAATTAAGGACAACAGATTTGTGTTATTGAATGGACTTATAAATATTGACTGTGGATATTCTATGCATGTTAATTGACTGTGCTTTTATTGGTTGGTTACTTGTTGGGCTGCTTTCCATAGACAACTTGCTAATTAAACCTCTGAAATTTGTGATATATCGGATTCTGGATCTTTCAGTTTTTTCTGTTGGATTCTGTTTGGAAGTTGGTAATTACAGTCTAGAATGCAAAAACTTGTTAAGgaatttccgcaagtgcatggtttttttgtagtaataaaagatatcgatcccatgAGGAACAAAGTTATTACTCACTATCATTTTTATCTGTTTCTTTTGTTTACATTAAATCTGGATTTCAATGGAATCTAATAAACTAAACCAAACTACAGTAAACTAAGAACAACTTTGATAAATGAACtatttttatagaaattaaatGGAATGGATGTGCTTAAAGTatgtttttataaatatttattctgaCATTACAGGCTAAGTTAATTATAGTTCCAATTTACTCTCTCGACATAAATTACAAGTATACAAGTTAACATATGACAATCATTCAACAAACTTGATCTCTCTAACGAATACCGAATGATCAATTCCTTATAATCTTAGTTAGGATCAATCTCTCAATGTGTTTCCTAACTTAAGAATATCAATATATGAAAAGATTGACATTCATATAAGGAAACTCTGTAATGGAATTTATGTAGTAATGAAGAACACCTGAATGTTgatttgattgaaaaattgTAAACATCAACATAACACTAAACATAAATGTAGAGattcaagaaagaaagaatgaagTTAAAGGGAGAAGGATGATCTCTCTATCCTTTACATgtagtcttcttcttcttcttccttgatATCTCTGTTTCCAAAATTCAACTGTAACTGATGAGTTCTCTGATTCTTCTATAATAATTCTTTGATGTAATTCTCTGTATCTTTTTCTCAGATATTTTTCTCTGTATATGGCTtctttaaataagaaaatgaaagcACTCCTTTATTGGGACATGTCTTTTCAAGATCCTTTCTAGAAGGACATGTCTTTTGGGATGATAAGATGTCATTTTTGGAAGAAGATAAGTCTTTTGGAATGTTTCTGGAATGTTATGATATttaaatctaggaaggaaaatGTTTGCTGCAGCATCTGTGAATTTTGCAAAATCTGGAAATTGCGCTCTCGCGCAATCTGCAATTTCAACTTTCTTCATAAGCTTGGTTCTTTTGCACTTTTAGTTGCAAGTTCATCCTAAATCTTCTTAATTACCTGGAAAGTAAAATAAAACACGTAATGAAGATATGATACTTGAATTCATTAATGAATATTCGgattatttaataaaacaagTCATTATGGTACTAAAAATATGAACTATTTGGGTTCATATCAGTAGAATTAGAATAGAATCATTAGTTCACTGTCTGGTAGGCAACAAAGGATGGGTCACCTGTAATTTCAATTGCTTTTTGGCTCGTGGTGGAGAGGTAAAATCAATGTTGAGGTTATTGTTGTGGTGGGTAATATTCTATTACGATGTTTGCAGGATGATTAACAATGTAAAGAATTCTGACAGTTGATCTTTGAAATGTTTTTTAATACTTGGTTTGGCTGTTGGTTTATACGATCATTTGCATGATGTAGAATTCTTATGTACCATGGTTGCCATCTCTGATTGCAGAAATGATGCTCAGGCGTCTGTTTCAACGCCATATCCAGACACATATGCAAGTCCTGGAAGGATGAGCGGATCTTCAGGAGATATGGATGGTACTACAGACAAGGTTGATATGAATATCCGAAATAACTTTATTGCTAAAAATACTAGACTATTTAGTACTTATCCTCCTGTCTATGTTtctttttgttaaaaacaagGAATGATAATTTTCTTGTTATGGGAGGATATGCACTTCCCCAGTCTAACGAAAATGGTTCTCCATTGTCAATAGATGCTTGATCTTGCTGATGATTTTGATGCTGTTGATTATGCTGATGCCCCATGTACTCCGGGATTAGTGGAAGTGCCAAATGTTAACAGTGTTAAGGAGGGTTTGGCATGTGATGATCATTTAGAACCAGAAGAGCATAATTTGAGAGAATTGATGGAAAAGACAGATAATAAAACCAGTGAGTCAGATTTTAATCACCAGGAGGATGCTATGGAGTTGTCTTTGGGTGATATTGTAAAGACAGATAATAAAACCAGCGAGTCGGATTTTAATCACCAGGAGGATGCTATGGAGTTGTCTTTGGGTGATGTTGAAAAGACAAATAATAAAACCAGTGAGTCAGATTTTACTCACCAGGAGGATGCTATGGATTTGTCTTTGGGTGATGTTGTAAAGACAAATAATAGAACCAGCGAGTCAGATTTTACTCACCACGAGAATGCTATGGAGTTGTCTTCGGGTGATGTTGTAAAGACAAATAATACAACCAGTGAGTCAGATTTTACTCACCAGGAGAATGCTATAGAGTTGTCTTTGGGTGATGCTGTGAATCATGATACTGTGGTGAGCACGCCCGCTGAGAACAACAGTCTTTCTGGTGAGCTGGAGATCTACCAGGCAGCTCCAGAAGGAGAGTTCCTTTGTACAGCAGCGACAGCAGAACACATTCCTGCAGATCAGAGTGTTTGCACTGTGGGTGAGTTGGACAAGTTTGAAGATAGAAGTCAAGTTGTTTCTTGCAATAATGAGCAGACTATGTCTTCTATAGATCAAATCAACGGAGAGCATGAGGTATTTGGAGTCAGATTACAAGAAACtgataatgttaaaattggttGCGACTTCGAAGTACCACATTCAAATGGCAATGCTACACTAGTAAATGCTTTCCAGTCATTGGAATTGTTTAGTGCTCAAGAGTGTGTAAATGTTGAAGCTCAGGATTGTCAGGGGCTGGTAGATCGTGAAATACAAAATGACTACGATAAGGATAATGCACAGACAGTGTCTACTTTCTCAGGTTTTCTCAGGCCATGCAGTTCCCAACCAAGCCAGCTTAATGGATCTTCTCCAGTGAACAGTTCTTTTGTTGCTCCAGAACTGCAATCAGTGGATGCTGAGAATTCAGCTCAGAGGGAGGAAGGGCGTGTTTTGGAAAATTCCACTAAGGTGCAAGGTTTGTTCTGTGAGCTATATGTATGCATTTAGATGTTAATTAGTTTTGTGCACTGCAGCTTGATTCTTTGTAGTTCATTCCATTTATTACCTTACTGTTCAGGTGAAGAGTGCCATGTCTTTGAAGGTATACAGTCTGAGAAAATCAGGATGTCTGAACCGACTTTAAATGGGGCAATTCTGGAAGACGGAGGAAAACAAGATGGGCAGCTGGATTATGCGATATATAAGGATAACCACAGTGAAAATTTGATTACTTCTATGCCATTTGAGTTTCCTGCGCCGGAGAAGTTGCTTTCTGCACCTCAGAGTCTTCTTCATCAGCCACGTGATTTGCTAATTGAGACACCTTATAAGGGAGTCCAAGAAGAGGGTGATGGAAGTGAAGCTGGAACGAGAATTACTGGACAAAAACGTTCTTTTGCTGAAACTTCTTCAACCGTGCCAAGTTTAAATTTAGCTGATTCATTTGGAGTGGCTAGATCAATGGGAACTGTGGGATCTATTCCTGGTGATGATGACTTGCTGTCTTCAATATTAGGTATTTTATCTGTGATGATCCCTTTACAATTGTAATTATCTGCATTATTGCTGAAAAAATGGGAAAAAAGAAGTAAATATAAATTCAAGAAAAGAAGACTCCTTTTCCTTGAAATTACCTAGACCATTTGCTTTTCATGGTCGCTTCCCATTAACATTTTGCTGACAAGATGAAATTTTCCGAGCTTTCAGTTGGAAGAAATTTGTCAGTAATGAAAATCAAGCCCAGTCCACCTGCACCTGAAGTACGACCTTCAAAGCGTGCACGGGCTGCACCCCGTGCAAAGTCTGCATCTCGACCTAGTGCGGTGAAGAGGAAGTTGGTTATTGACGATTCAATGGTTTTACATGGCGAGTAAGTCTTGCTTTGCATTTATTCTTACCTACTATGTTTCCTTTTATACAGGATATATTTTCTAATCTTTTCTATGAGAATTTGTTTTATAGTACTCCTTCTGTTCCACAATAGATGTCTTTTAAGGTTAAGGCACAAGAATtaagaaatgtaattaattttaactaaaagatttTGTTACCCTTTATTAATTGCATCCACTAATTACTTCTTATCTATTCCCAAAATAAAAAGGCAACTTAAATAGGGGTATAGATATGAGAATTTGTTTTACAATACTCCTTCTGTTTCACAATAGATGTCTTTTAAGGTTAAGGCACAATAATtaagaaatgtaattaattttaactaaaagactATGTTACCTttgtattaattgcatccaCTAATTAATTCTTATCTATTCCCAAAATAAGAAGGCAACTTAAATAGGGGTATATATGGGAAAACTCAATTAATGTGATTAAATCAAAATGGCATGtattatggaacaaaaaaaTTGTCTAGAAAGACATCTATTGTGAAACGGAGGGAGTATTGCTTTGCCTGTGAAGAATGTTTCTCACAAATACATCAGTCTAGAgcttttacatttttttccaTCCGTAATACCTACTCACATGGTATGAGATTTTAAACAGATTTATGTAATATGCTGCTGATTTCTTCAAGCTGTCCTTGATTTATTCTGTAGTTTGCTTAGGGCATACAAGTATAGTAGAAGAGTATGAATTAGCTGAATgatgtttttctatattttccCGTCTCCAGGAAGTATTTTAGATTGCTACTTCCTAAATAGTTCATTTTGTCCTGATGATATCATTAACAATAAAATCCTTGAGTGTCCAATAGTTTGTATTCTGTTGCAAAGTTCTGATCAGTTTTCCTGATTTTGTATGAAGTACTATACGTCAACAGTTGACCAGCACTGAGCACATTCGTCGCCAACGAAAAAAGGCTCCTTGCACACAGACTGAAATTTTGATGATTCAGAGACAATTCTTGGAAGACGAAATTTATAGTGAACCAGTATTAACTGGTGAGTTCATTGTGTTcagttcaatttaattattatttttttggtggTGGGTGAGCACAGTATTTTCGGTGACCGGAATTCAATAAGGGCTTGTGATTGCACaagtctttcttttctttcttgtatgaaattataaattgtTCTTTTTACATGAAAATCTGTGTAACAGGCACAGCATTAAGTAAGCTTTTGTCTTTCAGGTATGTCAGCGGAACTGACACTTTTGCATAGTAAAGCATTTGATCTAAGTAGATTCAGGGTTTGtgtaaatgataataataatcaGGCCTCTTTTGAGTTGGTGAATGCCGAAAATTCTGCTAGGCGAAATGATAATGAAGGTAGAGAAATGGAAGGGGGCATGGGCACTGTTACCTCCAGAAATGATGCTGATGGACAACCTTTTCCAGTCCAGAATGCTAATCAGCAGGCTGAAGACCACTTCGGGTCTTACAATATCAATTTTCCGGACCACAGGAATTATATTGCTGTCGAGATGGATTTTAGGAGTCCAGTTCATGATAATTTGGGAGAATTAGCTGAAATGGAAGGTTATAGAGCAAATTTTGATGCTGCTGTTGCCTCAAATAGCACATTTATGGGGGTGGAGATGTTGCAAAGTGAGCAAGTGTCGGGGCAAATTCCTGAAATGCCGATTGACAATTTATCGGCTGACAAGGTTGATATTCAACCGACTGAGGAGGTTCCCTTCTTAAAGGATACGATGGAGAAGTTGCAAAGTGAACAAGTGTTGGGGCAAATTTCTGAAATGCCAACTGATAATTTATCGGCTGACAGGATTGATATTCAACTGCAAAGTGAAGTGTCGGGGGAAAAAATTTCTGAAAGGCCAACTGATAATTTGCCGGCTGACAAGATTGATATTCAACTGAATGAAGAGGTTCCCTTCTTAAAGGATACGATGGAGACCTTGCTAAGTGAACAAGTGTCGGGGCCAATTTCTGAAATGCCAACTGATAATTTATCGGCTGACAAGATTGATATTCAACTGAATGAGGAGGTTCCCTTCTTAAAAGATACGATGGAGATGTTGCAAAGTGAACAAGTGCCGGGGCAAATTTCTGAATTGCCAACTGATAATTTATCGGCTGACAAGATTGATATTCAACTGAATGAGCAGGTTTCCTTAAAGGATACGAGCACTATTGTAGGAGTTGACGCTACTGAGGCTGTAGATCTGTCTGTAGAGAAAATTGTCTCAGATAGAACCGAGTCGAGAACAGAAAAGGAAATTCCATTGGAGGAAACAAAAATTAGTGCTTCAGATGAACTGTTAGATGGTTCTGCACCTAATGATAACGTCGATGCTTCTCTTGCTAATGTGTCTTCTCTCAATGGTGGCTTTGACAACATTACTTCTGTAAATGTTGAACAAGGTTTGGAAGATATTGAAAATGATAAGGATGGGGTTCGTAATGAGGATATGGGCCCGGTTACGAGTTCTGTCTGCATCGATGACAAGGATCAAAACCCCGATCCTTTGTGTGATGATGAATCAAGAATGGATCCTACATTTTCAGTAGGACTTGAAGGTGATTTAGGAACTGCTTCAATAAATCATGGAGATCATTTTACAGGTCAAGAATCTGATCATCAGAACTTCATGGATACACAAAATACTCTTCACCAAGTTACGGCTGGAGATTATGATGTAAGTTAGACTACTTAACTTCATTTGTCCTTTGGTTTATCATGCGAGGCATCTTCTCTCTAAAGGTTTCATCTGCATTTTATTCATAGCTATAAAATGCTTTCCCTTTTCTTCTCTTTGGCCAGGTTAAATGCAGCATTGGTTAGAACttatatggttgtctcaaaatggtcactcaacttcaatttgtctcaataaaatcactcaactttgagttttgtctcaattaggccactctaatgatttcattgattaaaaagcatcCGAATGATGGCATATGCGACACGTCTGCATGAGCCAACTCAAATCTCTAACTGAAACAACACATGACATCCACGTATGCGCCACATGGCTATCACGTGCCGGTtatttttaaacaaaatttagttttttttcataaaaataacggACACGTTAATGCCATGTGTTGTTTTGGTTAGAgatttgagttgactcatgtAGACGTGTCACGTATGCCATTATTCCGATACTTTTTAATCAATAATCTAATTGAGACAAatctcaaagttgagtgatcattttgagacaaccatataagttaagtgaccaatggtgcatttgACCCCTCTTTGACCTTGTGCAGACTTTTATTGTTCGTTCTGTTAAGTGTTCTCTTTTTCTATAATTGTACTTGGATATCCTCGTAGTCATTTAGGTATAAAGTCGTGCTATTTAGTGTACCACTTGAAGCATAGAACACCATGATTGACAAAAGATAAGGATAACTTGCAGATTGATGTTATTTCCATCTAGTAGTAGATTGCACCAGTGATTTCTTGCGTTATAGTTATCTCTTCTAAATGATTACTTTCGCTAATTTTGTGCTTTGCGTGTTGCAGGACATTCACGGTGATCCTTTTGCGAATGATACAGGTTTTACATCTCTCTTGTTTTCAGTTTCCTGTTTCGTGTTACAGGACATTCACGGTGATTCTTCTATGTTGCACGAAAACTCTTCTTCATTGCCCTATGAGAGAATTTATGTACCGTCTGTTTTAAGTATTATCACCTTTTATGCACCAATAGGTATAATTATTAAGGGTCCATTTCCTAATGAGTAAATTGTACGGATGGTCATTGAAGTTTGGGGTATGTTTCAGAAAGTTCACTTAACTTCATCttgtttcaataaagtcattgaAATTGGTTTTTGATGGGTTTTCCCGGAATTAATACAGATTTAGTAtttaatttctccatgaaatgtaatttggtttttgtgtgaataattttttttctacaTCTGTGTTTGATGGGTTTTCCCGGAATTAATACCATTGCTGGGCCCTTCTACAGAATTTTTGAATGTCGATGATGACGATGATGAAGGCGGCATGCCTAACACTGAAGATGCTCGCCTTCTTGAGAACACTGGTTGGTCTTCTCGTACCAGGTGCGTATGCCTTGTGCTATTTCAGTTTACCTAATTAGATGTGGCAATTTCATGTTTCCTGTCAAAATCGTTATATATGTGTCATCTCATTTATATGCTCCATATATAACATAAATCTTAGAAGAATGATCTTCGTATCAGTCAGGTTGTTTCCGTAAATCGTGTTTGTGTCAGAAATTATCACACCTACCTAATGCAGCAGTTCAAAATCGTGTCATCTCATTTATATGCGCCATATATGACATAAAtcttagaaaaatgattttcatgTCAGTCAGGTTGTCTCTGTAAATCatgttttcgtgtcagaaattgtcACTCCTACCTAATGCAACAGCTTTCTATATGTTCAAAGCATGTGGTATATCAATAGAACAAAATCCGACATTGAACAAATTTTGATGAATCAATCATTACACTCTTGCAGAGCTGTAGCCAGATATCTCCAAACTTTATTCGATAAGGAAGCAGAGCACGGGCGAAAGGTTTTATCTATGGAGAATCTCCTAGCTGGTAAAACTCGCAAGGAAGCATCAAGAATGTTTTTCGAAACTTTGGTACGTAATTGCTCCGAAACTCGAGCTAAATGTCCCCCTAGCAAGGTTTATAACATGTTAATGTTCGTTTTGGATCTGCAGGTTCTGAAAACCAGGGATTATATCCAAGTTGAACAGCTAGAGTCTTTCAACAATATCAGTATAAAGCCCCGATCAAAGCTAATGAAATCAGACTTCTGATCACCCCTCATGTACGTTTTTCAAATGCGTCAAAGTGTAGTTGTAGATTGGGCAATATAGTCGGGGCAAAAAcggagattgaaatctccttaCATTAGAAAATTTTTCTTTCCTAAAAAATTGGGCTTGATATTTTGTTTACCTTACTGGTAGATTAGCAGTGTAAGGTGATCATAACAAAGTTGTTGTAATGTAGACTGTatttatatgtaaatatatGTGAAAATAGTATCTTTATGTGAGTATAGATGCTAATTTAATTTGTTTGCTTGCATCTATAACTTTTATCCGATTTGGATCCGTCGAACTCGAATCTAATTATGCAATTAATCGATGGATTGTTATGTTTTATGTTGCACGGAGATTTTGATTTTAAAGTGTTTTAAACAGTATCGAAACACAGGAAAATTGGCTAGGGGTATGTTTgtataattaatttgtaaaaattGTCAAGTCCAAAATAGGGCTAATTACTAATTTAGTACATTTGAAGGGATTCATTAACATATTTGATCCATtttgcttccatctcaccaaattagatattttcatccactttggataaGAATGCTTTTATTTCAATTCACCATCTTTTTTAGATTTAATGTCTTTTTCGCCATCCCAAACCGACGAAAAGATagtggtttatagagagaaaAAATTATGTTTCGTTTAACCTTTGAAAAATTGGTGTCTGCAGAAGAGGATTAGGATGGAAAGCTCattttgagaaagaaaaaatctaacaattgaaCTGTTGTGATGACGCATTCGTGATGAATTCGTCACTAATGcaacaagagttgtcgcatttgcgacgaaatgcgacaaattttatcacaaatgcaacaacaatggaggaaaatagAAGAAATTGAAACAATACCGTTACAAATAAAGAAAGGGCCAGACCAGCGAGAAAAGtaggcgtataagctaaaaacataccatttctatgggaaattgaacataatatttcaataatttCAAAATTCGCTAACGATttatatcagaaattgaagaagatgaaccgaagaagttGAAACGGAAGAAGTTgaatcgaagaagaagaaacgaACGAAGAAAAAGTTGGAGCAAGAGCATATGGATAGATCGAATAGAAAGAATTATTGAATTTGTAAACTGTAAAAAGCACAAACCTCTGTTTGCAAGCTTTTAAAGAGAGCAAGAATCCCctgtttctataaaaaaaaactaaagaaaaataaaagtgaaaggataatagaagaaaaaataagtaatcaaaCATCCCTTTAATTAATAtcatttaaacaaattcaaaaaaCTAATAGATTATCATAAATATTTCGAGAGatcaatagatcactttaagcaaattaTTAAGCAAATTTAGAAAGTTTAGAAAAAACTCCAAAATTTAGAAGGTACAATTTGAATAAATACATAAAACCTTTGATGtattaagcatatatatatatatatcttgtaTGATTCTTCTCATATTTTCGTTACCTTTGATGTATATAGCATGTGTCTATactatatttttattacttgtatTATTCTTCTCacgttttaaaaaatatcatttttacttTCCAAATCCATGGAAAAGCTAGGGATGTAAACG comes from the Euphorbia lathyris chromosome 5, ddEupLath1.1, whole genome shotgun sequence genome and includes:
- the LOC136229387 gene encoding sister chromatid cohesion 1 protein 4 yields the protein MFYSQFILAKKGPLGTIWIAAHLERKLRKNQVADTDIGVSVDSILFPDVPIALRLSSHLLLGVVRIYSRKVNYLFDDCSEALLKIKQAFRSTAVDLPPEESTAPYHSITLPETFDLEDFELPDNDMYQGNYVDHHISTREQITLQDTMDGVVYSTSQFGLDERFGDGDTSQVGLDLEEDLYLDKAEATGQDEVPENDAQASVSTPYPDTYASPGRMSGSSGDMDGTTDKMLDLADDFDAVDYADAPCTPGLVEVPNVNSVKEGLACDDHLEPEEHNLRELMEKTDNKTSESDFNHQEDAMELSLGDIVKTDNKTSESDFNHQEDAMELSLGDVEKTNNKTSESDFTHQEDAMDLSLGDVVKTNNRTSESDFTHHENAMELSSGDVVKTNNTTSESDFTHQENAIELSLGDAVNHDTVVSTPAENNSLSGELEIYQAAPEGEFLCTAATAEHIPADQSVCTVGELDKFEDRSQVVSCNNEQTMSSIDQINGEHEVFGVRLQETDNVKIGCDFEVPHSNGNATLVNAFQSLELFSAQECVNVEAQDCQGLVDREIQNDYDKDNAQTVSTFSGFLRPCSSQPSQLNGSSPVNSSFVAPELQSVDAENSAQREEGRVLENSTKVQGEECHVFEGIQSEKIRMSEPTLNGAILEDGGKQDGQLDYAIYKDNHSENLITSMPFEFPAPEKLLSAPQSLLHQPRDLLIETPYKGVQEEGDGSEAGTRITGQKRSFAETSSTVPSLNLADSFGVARSMGTVGSIPGDDDLLSSILVGRNLSVMKIKPSPPAPEVRPSKRARAAPRAKSASRPSAVKRKLVIDDSMVLHGDTIRQQLTSTEHIRRQRKKAPCTQTEILMIQRQFLEDEIYSEPVLTGMSAELTLLHSKAFDLSRFRVCVNDNNNQASFELVNAENSARRNDNEGREMEGGMGTVTSRNDADGQPFPVQNANQQAEDHFGSYNINFPDHRNYIAVEMDFRSPVHDNLGELAEMEGYRANFDAAVASNSTFMGVEMLQSEQVSGQIPEMPIDNLSADKVDIQPTEEVPFLKDTMEKLQSEQVLGQISEMPTDNLSADRIDIQLQSEVSGEKISERPTDNLPADKIDIQLNEEVPFLKDTMETLLSEQVSGPISEMPTDNLSADKIDIQLNEEVPFLKDTMEMLQSEQVPGQISELPTDNLSADKIDIQLNEQVSLKDTSTIVGVDATEAVDLSVEKIVSDRTESRTEKEIPLEETKISASDELLDGSAPNDNVDASLANVSSLNGGFDNITSVNVEQGLEDIENDKDGVRNEDMGPVTSSVCIDDKDQNPDPLCDDESRMDPTFSVGLEGDLGTASINHGDHFTGQESDHQNFMDTQNTLHQVTAGDYDDIHGDPFANDTEFLNVDDDDDEGGMPNTEDARLLENTGWSSRTRAVARYLQTLFDKEAEHGRKVLSMENLLAGKTRKEASRMFFETLVLKTRDYIQVEQLESFNNISIKPRSKLMKSDF